CAGCGACACCAGCGCGCCCTACAGCTTCAGCTGGAGCAACGTGGCGGCCGGCAGCTACAGCATCACCGCCGTGGCCACCGACAACAGCGGCGCCACGACCACCAGTGCGGCGGTGAGCGTGACCGTGGGGGCGACCAACACACCGCCCACGGTCAACCTGACCGCGCCACTCACCGGAGCCAGCTTCACCGCCCCGGCCAGCATCGCCCTCACCGCCAACGCAGCAGACAGCGACGGCAGTGTCGCCAGCGTGGCCTTCTACAACGGCGCCACCCTGCTGAGCACCGACACCACAGCGCCCTACGCCTACAGCTGGACCGGCGTGGCCGCAGGCAGCTACAGCCTCACCGCAGTAGCCACCGACAACCAGGGGGCCACGACCACCAGTGCGCCGGTAACCGTGACCGTGAGCAGTGGCCCCATTGAAATCACCTACATCCACACCGACATCAGCGGCAGCCCGCTGGCGGCGACGAATGCCAACGGCAACATCGTGTGGAAAGAGAACTACCAGGCCTACGGCGAGCGCCAACTGCAGCAGCCCGGCAGCGAGGGGCAGGGGCAGTGGTTCCATGGCAAGCAAGCCGATGCGAGCACGGGGCTGCAGTACTTCGGTGCGCGCTACTACGACCCGGCGGTGGGCCGCTTCATGGGCGTGGACCCGGTGGGCTTCCAGGAAGACAATCTGAACAGCTTCAACCGGTATGCGTATGGCAACAACAATCCGGTGAAGTATCTGGATCCGGATGGGAACAGTGCTGAGGAAGTAAAAGTCTGGGTTGCAAATTGGTGGAGCATGTCCCTTGCGGGCTTTCAGTCTGCGACTCCCGGAGAAACTGCTCTTAAAGTCCTTGAAGGCAGCCCTGCAGGAGCGGGTGCAATAGGTGGTGCCGGGTTTTTCTTTAAGGGCGGGGCTGGTGTTGCAAAGGGTGTAAGCGCCACAAAGGGCATTCCGGGCATAGACAAACCGTTCAGAGCAGCCAACGCACTGCATCCGCCGAATGCTGCCGTGGTCGAGAAAATGAATAGCCTACGGATCTGTAGCGGGACGGACTGCTCCGAGATTGCCAGTGCTCTGCGAGCTACGGCTGGTGAAGGGCGGATACTGCGGGTGACGGGTCAAGGTGGTAGTGATTTGCGCTTGATGGAGTACGGAAAGATCGACGGTGGCTTCAAATACCACGAGGTCTTCACGGACGGTAAATACATCTACGATCCGCGACTTAGCAACTCAGCAGTTCCGAAGGGTGACTGGACGCGAATGATTCAAGACCTCAATCCAGGAGCGGTAGTCAAATGAAAGCCACTGGCAGAGAAGTCATTGATGTGATCGAGAAGGTCATCGACTTGGAATGGTTTCGGTATGGAAGGGCAGAGGCGGATGGTGTTACGACCCACGTGCCGATCACCGTGTGGCGGTTTAAGTCGGCCGGCGCAGCTGATGAAGTGGCCAATCGCATCATTAACGCGCTTCGCTTTGTACTGAACGCCTTCTCGGGCAACGTGCACTGGACACTGAGGTTCTCAGAAAGGAACTGGGTGCTACTGCCGACGCAGGTCCAAGAACTGGAGAATTCGGGGCGGTTCAGAACGGATGGAGACCTCATGGATCATCTTTACCGTGAGGATCCCAGTCTCGGTCGCAAGGCCCACGAGGATCTTGCTGCGATTGCTGATGGACTAGCTCGCCAGTTGCGGATTTCAGACTGAACACTTGTTACAAAGGGTGGGCGGGCTCTAATCCGAAGTGCAACACCCAGAATCGAAGAG
This Hydrogenophaga taeniospiralis DNA region includes the following protein-coding sequences:
- a CDS encoding Ig-like domain-containing protein: MTQHPRASRILKSALLGMSLVLAAALGVVPAQASAAPTEATRLIFSEGQRLNQQELSAAQEGVQAKSTVSASSITRVPVYRFYNSQTGAHFFTTSVSERDHIQATMPQMAYEGIAFEVSSTASSGLDPVYRFYNPSTGVHFYTISESEKDHLVANAPFMQLEGVAYYASKLAGSGRRALYRFYVASGGFHFYTVSESEKNYVVANLPNYQYEGIGYYVLGANQAPTVALTSPTTGASFAAPAGITLSAQAEDTDGSIASVAFYNGATLLGTDTTAPYSFSWANVPTGSYSLTARATDNNGATTTSAAVSATVSAVNQPPTVALTSPTTGASFTAPASIALTANAADSDGTVASVAFYNGATLLGSDTSAPYSFSWSNVAAGSYSITAVATDNSGATTTSAAVSVTVGATNTPPTVNLTAPLTGASFTAPASIALTANAADSDGSVASVAFYNGATLLSTDTTAPYAYSWTGVAAGSYSLTAVATDNQGATTTSAPVTVTVSSGPIEITYIHTDISGSPLAATNANGNIVWKENYQAYGERQLQQPGSEGQGQWFHGKQADASTGLQYFGARYYDPAVGRFMGVDPVGFQEDNLNSFNRYAYGNNNPVKYLDPDGNSAEEVKVWVANWWSMSLAGFQSATPGETALKVLEGSPAGAGAIGGAGFFFKGGAGVAKGVSATKGIPGIDKPFRAANALHPPNAAVVEKMNSLRICSGTDCSEIASALRATAGEGRILRVTGQGGSDLRLMEYGKIDGGFKYHEVFTDGKYIYDPRLSNSAVPKGDWTRMIQDLNPGAVVK